From one Octopus bimaculoides isolate UCB-OBI-ISO-001 chromosome 1, ASM119413v2, whole genome shotgun sequence genomic stretch:
- the LOC106881044 gene encoding 40S ribosomal protein S5 has protein sequence MENWDAEAAPAPELPEIKLFGKWSPDDVQVNDISLTDYIAVKEKYSKYLPHSAGRYQLKRFRKAQCPIVERLVCSLMMHGRNNGKKLMTMRVVKHAFEIINLLTGDNPLQVLVVAIINSGPREDSTRIGRAGTVRRQAVDVSPLRRVNQALWLLCTGAREAAFRNIKTIAECLADELINASRGSSNSYAIKKKDELERVAKSNR, from the exons ATGGAAAACTGGGATGCTGAAGCTGCACCGGCGCCTGAACTGCCAGAAATCAAACTGTTTGGAAAATGGTCTCCAGACGATGTGCAAGTTAATGATATCAGTTTGACT gaTTACATTGCAGTGAaggaaaaatattctaaatatttaccCCATAGTGCTGGCAGATACCAATTGAAAAGGTTCCGTAAGGCTCAGTGTCCAATTGTTGAGAGATTGGTTTGTTCTCTTATGATGCATGGACGTAACAATGGCAAGAAACTGATGACAATGCGTGTAGTAAAGCATGCTTTTGAAATCATTAATTTACTTACAGGAGAT AATCCTCTACAAGTGCTGGTAGTAGCAATTATAAACAGTGGTCCACGTGAAGATTCTACCAGAATTGGGCGAGCTGGTACAGTCAGGCGACAGGCTGTAGACGTATCACCCTTGCGGCGTGTCAACCAAGCTCTTTGGTTGTTATGTACAGGAGCTCGTGAGGCTGCATTCAGGAACATAAAGACAATTGCAGAATGTTTAGCTGATGAACTCATAAATGCCTCTAGG GGATCATCAAATTCTTATGCTATCAAGAAGAAAGATGAACTGGAACGAGTAGCCAAGTCCAATCGTTAA